One window from the genome of Natronomonas pharaonis DSM 2160 encodes:
- a CDS encoding molybdopterin-dependent oxidoreductase, giving the protein MSRSTLDLDRRGFLKAGAAGTLAAAVGGRTLLERGGAQDDAAGDDGPPYTGEELVKTVCTHCSVGCGLKMAVEDDTIVGQEAWEDNPINQGGLCSKGSSLTQTENSEQRLKEPMKLEDGDWVRMDWDEILDEICGRLNDIHEETGPHATMWVGSACHSNEAAYLIRKLASLYGTNNIDHQARICHSTTVTGIANTWGVGAMTNNSNDMRNVDVNLIIGHNPIESHPVAWQHFQVAQQRGGKHIVAEPRYTETAAAADGFYQFRSGTDVAFIYGLLYHIVFNLDAHDEAFIDSRVMDWAEFRDDVLVDYDLETVSDICGTSESDLMELAEELADADVSCVEWAMGGTQHNNANGNVRAYAMLNLALGHAAQSAGGTPIFRGHDNVQGATDLGVDSSTLPGYYGLDESAWRHWASVWSETESTPGEISYEEVRERFHSRELMEKDGFTVARWFEGVLDDEWEIYQPDPLQAAIFWGHGLASLSEYGKVREAVNELDFIVNIDIFPNQVAELAEMDTDAYLLPAATNLEEAGSATNTGRQIQWRSQAATPRHNARKDWELMCEFGERLGLGEHFDYDEVEDVTREWNLGTRSVGYVGQTPERLKAHQENADLFSVEDLQAEVDEAHEFHGEYYGLPWPCWHEDHPGTPILYDASKPPSEGGMDFRARWWGSPDDNWQLRDSYEPEWWDGEIEGVPQYPGFATVLPESGNPAAKTLPMEYAEREDTSVLDTAEALAERGHDIDVSDYEDFDNPQPDSPWGRGRARMKAWNLTDEYPVHREPAVSPRPDLVEEYPCNDRVEDHWRVELDNYQVQQDNIDAVEDYDLVLTSGRQVEHTGAGAKTRSTLGTASRAPMMYLEIHPTVADELGVEEGDWIVTETPHAEMMVQARPSERVAPDHAFAPFHWSGILEGEKVTGNVPDGLEPLVIGETINAGTAPAYDVETQMQETKTTLCSVRTADDDEIPELSQTQLDWQEQRMNRHKR; this is encoded by the coding sequence ATGTCACGTTCAACACTCGACCTTGACCGGCGGGGGTTCCTCAAGGCGGGGGCCGCAGGGACACTCGCTGCAGCAGTCGGGGGACGAACGCTACTCGAACGCGGTGGGGCACAGGACGACGCGGCGGGTGACGACGGACCGCCTTATACGGGCGAAGAGCTCGTCAAGACGGTCTGTACCCACTGCTCTGTCGGGTGTGGACTGAAGATGGCCGTCGAAGACGACACCATCGTCGGCCAGGAGGCGTGGGAGGACAACCCCATCAATCAGGGTGGGCTCTGTTCGAAGGGGTCGTCGCTCACGCAGACGGAGAACTCCGAACAGCGCCTCAAGGAGCCGATGAAGCTGGAGGACGGCGACTGGGTGCGGATGGACTGGGACGAGATTCTCGACGAAATCTGCGGCCGGCTCAACGATATCCACGAGGAGACGGGGCCACACGCGACGATGTGGGTCGGCTCGGCCTGTCACAGCAACGAGGCCGCATATCTCATCCGCAAGCTTGCCTCGCTGTACGGGACGAACAACATCGACCACCAGGCGCGTATCTGTCACTCGACGACCGTGACCGGCATCGCGAACACGTGGGGGGTGGGCGCGATGACGAACAACTCCAACGACATGCGCAACGTCGATGTCAACCTGATTATCGGCCACAACCCCATCGAGAGCCACCCGGTCGCTTGGCAGCATTTCCAGGTTGCCCAACAGCGCGGCGGCAAGCACATCGTCGCCGAGCCGCGGTACACCGAAACGGCGGCCGCCGCCGACGGATTCTATCAGTTCCGGTCGGGGACGGACGTGGCGTTCATCTACGGGCTGCTGTACCACATCGTCTTCAATCTCGACGCCCACGACGAGGCGTTCATCGACAGCCGTGTGATGGACTGGGCGGAGTTCCGTGACGACGTGTTGGTCGATTACGACCTCGAAACCGTCTCGGACATCTGTGGCACCTCCGAATCGGACCTCATGGAACTCGCCGAGGAACTCGCCGACGCCGACGTCAGTTGCGTCGAGTGGGCGATGGGCGGCACCCAGCACAACAACGCCAACGGCAACGTCCGTGCCTACGCGATGCTCAACCTCGCGCTCGGCCACGCCGCCCAGTCGGCCGGTGGCACACCGATTTTCCGTGGCCACGACAACGTGCAGGGCGCGACCGACCTCGGCGTCGATTCGAGTACACTGCCGGGCTACTACGGGCTCGACGAGAGCGCGTGGCGCCACTGGGCGAGTGTCTGGTCGGAGACCGAAAGCACCCCTGGCGAAATCAGCTACGAGGAGGTCCGCGAACGGTTCCACTCCCGAGAGCTGATGGAAAAAGACGGATTCACCGTCGCCCGCTGGTTCGAGGGTGTTCTCGACGACGAGTGGGAAATTTACCAGCCGGACCCGCTCCAAGCGGCTATCTTCTGGGGCCACGGGCTCGCCTCGCTCAGCGAGTACGGGAAGGTCCGCGAGGCGGTGAACGAACTCGACTTCATCGTCAACATCGACATCTTCCCGAACCAGGTTGCCGAACTCGCCGAGATGGATACCGACGCCTACCTGCTGCCGGCGGCGACGAATCTCGAAGAGGCCGGCAGCGCGACAAACACCGGCCGACAGATTCAGTGGCGGAGCCAGGCGGCGACGCCCCGACACAACGCCCGAAAAGACTGGGAGCTGATGTGTGAGTTCGGCGAACGCCTCGGCCTCGGCGAACACTTCGACTACGACGAGGTCGAAGACGTCACCCGCGAGTGGAACCTCGGGACCCGCTCGGTCGGCTACGTCGGCCAGACGCCGGAACGGCTGAAGGCCCACCAGGAAAACGCCGACCTGTTTAGTGTCGAGGACCTCCAGGCCGAGGTCGACGAGGCCCACGAGTTCCACGGCGAGTACTACGGGCTGCCGTGGCCCTGTTGGCACGAGGACCACCCCGGGACGCCGATTCTCTACGACGCCTCGAAGCCACCCTCGGAGGGTGGTATGGACTTCCGCGCTCGCTGGTGGGGAAGCCCGGATGACAACTGGCAGCTCAGAGACTCCTATGAGCCGGAGTGGTGGGACGGCGAAATCGAGGGTGTCCCACAGTATCCCGGCTTCGCGACGGTTCTTCCGGAGTCCGGGAACCCAGCCGCAAAGACACTCCCGATGGAGTACGCCGAACGCGAAGACACGTCGGTACTCGACACCGCCGAAGCACTCGCCGAGCGGGGCCACGACATCGACGTGTCTGACTACGAGGACTTCGACAACCCACAGCCCGACTCGCCGTGGGGGCGCGGCCGGGCACGAATGAAGGCGTGGAATCTCACCGACGAGTACCCGGTTCACCGGGAGCCGGCCGTTTCGCCGCGGCCGGACCTTGTCGAGGAGTATCCCTGCAACGACCGGGTTGAGGACCACTGGCGGGTCGAACTTGACAACTACCAGGTCCAGCAGGACAACATCGATGCCGTCGAGGACTACGACCTCGTGCTCACCTCCGGCCGACAGGTCGAACACACCGGTGCCGGAGCGAAGACCCGGAGTACGCTGGGGACCGCTTCGCGGGCGCCGATGATGTACCTGGAGATCCATCCGACGGTCGCGGACGAACTCGGTGTCGAGGAGGGTGACTGGATAGTCACCGAGACGCCGCATGCGGAGATGATGGTTCAGGCTCGGCCATCCGAGCGGGTCGCACCGGACCACGCCTTTGCCCCGTTCCACTGGAGCGGTATCCTCGAAGGCGAGAAAGTGACGGGCAACGTCCCCGATGGGCTCGAACCGCTCGTCATCGGCGAAACCATCAACGCCGGTACTGCACCGGCCTACGACGTCGAAACGCAGATGCAGGAGACGAAGACGACGCTCTGTAGCGTCCGGACCGCCGACGACGATGAGATTCCGGAGCTGTCCCAGACGCAGCTCGACTGGCAGGAACAGCGTATGAACCGACACAAACGGTAA
- a CDS encoding aldehyde ferredoxin oxidoreductase family protein — MPIADRMLRVDLSAGRVASEAVPDAWLEKYVGGKGLGARYLYEMEPGVEPTGPANRLLFMVGPLTGYTPGDQRYAALTKSPLTGAFLDSYGGGTFPARLAGSLGPHLGIEITGAADEPVVLVIEDGEATVEPATSLWGRDAEATCESFPDAAVACIGPAGEHGVQYATIASDGGDHHAGRGGAGTVMGSKNLKAVVARGPAPDGFEKLRDRYEAAFKNSNTGQWLAASETLETVDFADAVGVLPTRGWQDAEFDGAEDIGIETARERAHGRERPDDPVPGGFRVDSDAGESVPRGATPIVLGAGLGIDDFDAVATLGTVCDRLALDVITAGNAVAWAVRASQEGLIDRSISFGDEAAARDLIEEIAERSTPLGDTLADGVDAAAERYGGEGLIPTVKGMELSSYDPRGAAAMALAYATSDRGGCHRRARPVEAEPIAGGDWSTERRAATVVDEQDRRAVLWSLIADDFLEEVFRADLGAEWLEALGYDHDPEDLEAVGERVWTLVRLFNVREGFCREDDELPAVLTEPPESGGEGIDPDAFDALLDRYYRQRGWDQRGRPTAELLRRLDIADLPDSATPVPAAAGGGDR, encoded by the coding sequence ATGCCCATCGCAGACCGGATGCTCCGGGTCGACCTCTCCGCCGGGCGCGTGGCGAGCGAGGCTGTTCCCGACGCGTGGCTCGAAAAGTACGTCGGCGGGAAGGGGCTCGGAGCCCGGTATCTCTATGAGATGGAACCGGGCGTCGAGCCGACAGGGCCGGCAAACCGCCTGCTGTTTATGGTCGGACCGCTGACCGGCTACACACCCGGCGACCAGCGGTACGCGGCGCTGACGAAATCGCCGCTGACCGGGGCGTTCCTCGATTCCTACGGCGGCGGTACGTTCCCCGCTCGGCTCGCTGGCTCGCTCGGCCCACATCTCGGCATCGAGATAACGGGCGCGGCCGACGAGCCGGTCGTCCTCGTCATCGAGGACGGCGAGGCGACTGTCGAGCCGGCGACATCGCTGTGGGGCCGCGACGCCGAGGCGACGTGTGAGTCGTTCCCGGACGCCGCCGTCGCCTGCATCGGCCCCGCGGGCGAACACGGCGTCCAGTATGCGACTATCGCTTCGGACGGCGGCGACCACCACGCCGGCCGCGGCGGGGCGGGAACGGTGATGGGAAGCAAGAATCTGAAAGCCGTCGTCGCCCGTGGGCCGGCCCCGGATGGCTTCGAGAAGCTCCGAGACCGCTACGAGGCCGCGTTCAAAAACAGCAACACTGGCCAATGGCTCGCGGCCAGCGAAACGCTCGAAACCGTCGATTTCGCCGACGCCGTCGGCGTGCTCCCGACCCGTGGCTGGCAGGACGCCGAGTTCGACGGGGCCGAGGATATCGGCATCGAGACGGCACGCGAACGCGCACACGGTCGCGAGCGGCCCGACGACCCCGTCCCCGGCGGGTTCCGTGTCGACAGCGACGCCGGCGAGAGCGTTCCTCGGGGGGCAACGCCCATCGTTTTGGGCGCGGGGCTCGGTATCGACGACTTCGACGCCGTCGCCACGCTCGGGACGGTCTGTGACCGGTTGGCGCTCGATGTCATCACCGCCGGCAACGCCGTCGCGTGGGCCGTCCGCGCCAGCCAAGAGGGACTCATCGACCGGTCGATTTCGTTCGGTGATGAAGCGGCCGCCCGCGACCTCATCGAGGAAATCGCCGAGCGGTCGACGCCGCTCGGCGACACGCTCGCCGACGGCGTCGATGCCGCCGCCGAGCGGTACGGTGGCGAGGGGCTGATTCCGACAGTCAAGGGCATGGAGCTGTCGTCCTACGACCCGAGAGGAGCGGCGGCGATGGCGCTTGCCTACGCAACGAGCGACCGCGGTGGCTGTCACCGCCGCGCTCGCCCCGTTGAGGCAGAGCCGATAGCGGGCGGCGACTGGAGCACCGAGCGGCGCGCAGCGACCGTCGTCGACGAGCAGGACCGCCGGGCAGTGCTGTGGAGTCTCATCGCCGATGACTTCCTCGAAGAGGTGTTCAGAGCCGACCTCGGAGCCGAGTGGCTGGAGGCCCTCGGCTACGACCACGACCCGGAGGACCTCGAAGCGGTCGGCGAGCGCGTCTGGACGCTGGTGCGGCTGTTCAACGTCCGCGAAGGCTTTTGCCGCGAGGACGACGAGCTACCGGCCGTGTTGACCGAACCCCCGGAGTCGGGCGGTGAGGGTATCGACCCGGACGCCTTCGATGCGCTCTTGGACCGCTACTACCGCCAGCGTGGCTGGGACCAACGTGGCCGGCCGACGGCCGAGTTGCTCCGCCGGCTCGACATCGCCGACCTGCCCGATTCGGCAACGCCGGTCCCAGCCGCGGCCGGAGGTGGTGACCGATGA
- a CDS encoding 4Fe-4S dicluster domain-containing protein, with protein MSTNQSNDTARVIPNWESCIDCGACEVACQRTWDLPPETNRIEVVALEHGTEDEAQKPMQCYNCAEAPCVDVCPTDALLFRDDGTVRVSGDLCIGCHYCGVGCPFGAPQYPDAEVPEADEMNPLGARGNGLMDKCTTCEPRQEEDLEPACSSECPTDALLFGTPDELSEKLDEEGTSTPFEPEAARIVFGDDADSVISE; from the coding sequence ATGAGCACCAACCAATCCAACGACACGGCCCGAGTCATCCCCAACTGGGAGTCCTGTATCGACTGCGGCGCCTGCGAGGTCGCCTGCCAGCGAACGTGGGACCTCCCGCCGGAGACGAACCGCATCGAGGTCGTCGCCCTCGAACATGGCACCGAAGACGAGGCCCAAAAGCCGATGCAGTGTTACAACTGCGCCGAGGCCCCTTGTGTCGATGTCTGTCCGACCGACGCCCTCCTGTTCCGCGACGACGGCACCGTGCGGGTATCGGGCGACCTCTGTATCGGCTGCCACTACTGCGGCGTCGGCTGTCCGTTCGGCGCGCCGCAGTACCCCGACGCCGAGGTCCCGGAAGCCGACGAGATGAACCCCCTCGGCGCACGGGGCAACGGGCTGATGGACAAGTGTACTACCTGCGAGCCCCGACAGGAAGAAGACCTCGAACCGGCCTGCTCCTCGGAGTGTCCGACCGACGCGCTGCTTTTCGGCACGCCGGATGAACTCTCCGAGAAGCTCGACGAAGAGGGCACCTCGACGCCGTTCGAACCGGAGGCCGCCCGCATCGTCTTCGGGGACGACGCCGACAGCGTGATATCGGAGTGA
- a CDS encoding TorD/DmsD family molecular chaperone gives MTQPADTAADLADLYAFLSGVLADPPSEAAVDRLASEQLPTDASPQALANGYRLLSKWQSTVSDPAEEADRLKRVHTRLFVGPRPKMQAHESWYADDYLGEPLAAVKQTYRDLGIEHSEHLREEPDHVAVELAALEMLARDGADDYRRAFLSAHGWWLPAAAADIKELTDDTFYEAVGWLAEGAVEADAYLLGLELDDLAPSYLDTGTPRTEP, from the coding sequence ATGACACAACCAGCCGACACGGCGGCCGACCTCGCCGACCTGTATGCCTTCCTCTCGGGGGTCCTCGCGGACCCACCGAGCGAGGCGGCCGTCGACCGACTCGCAAGTGAACAGCTCCCGACTGACGCGTCACCGCAAGCGCTCGCCAACGGCTACCGACTGCTCTCGAAGTGGCAGTCGACTGTCAGTGACCCGGCTGAAGAAGCCGACCGCCTCAAGCGGGTTCACACCCGGCTCTTTGTCGGCCCACGGCCGAAGATGCAGGCCCACGAATCGTGGTATGCCGACGACTATCTGGGCGAGCCATTGGCGGCGGTCAAACAGACCTACCGCGACCTCGGCATCGAGCATTCCGAGCATCTCCGTGAGGAACCCGACCACGTGGCGGTCGAACTCGCCGCCCTCGAAATGCTCGCCCGCGACGGGGCCGACGACTACCGGCGGGCGTTCCTCTCGGCGCACGGCTGGTGGCTGCCGGCCGCCGCTGCCGACATCAAGGAGCTCACTGACGACACCTTCTACGAGGCAGTCGGATGGCTCGCCGAGGGGGCCGTCGAGGCCGACGCCTATCTCCTCGGGCTCGAACTCGACGACCTCGCACCGAGCTATCTGGACACGGGGACGCCGCGAACTGAACCGTGA
- the nrfD gene encoding NrfD/PsrC family molybdoenzyme membrane anchor subunit — MPLEIIFNEPYTQWDWKIAQYVALIGLAGGAYLTAYVADVLSKRRESVEHGQLAKYGYLTGLLVIAISPPIMLSHLATPFRAMALPFTMSNLGSWMAIGSYLIAGFGLGALLMFGWTAFGKERPNRPAVADGGTDIASDGGTAETATGGRTVGGGVRGVANRVGLLDLLDRLADITRPSEKIRLGLGAFFGVLAAGVLLYSAMALGSGATNRVPLWDKTFLIPVQILSGLGAGLAAAVGLTALATRSPGRTLQSYALAASGLLVGSLLAVLATVTMLPGQAPAAAEAVNNMLTTYAGLFIGVAIVGGMVLPAIFLGGSALAQRSGALPDDVTAASYVFAGALAVAGKIALALVYILAAEFTPLPLPM, encoded by the coding sequence ATGCCACTCGAAATAATCTTCAACGAACCGTACACGCAGTGGGACTGGAAAATCGCCCAATACGTCGCGCTCATCGGCCTTGCCGGCGGCGCGTACCTGACCGCCTACGTCGCTGACGTGCTCTCGAAGCGACGGGAGTCAGTCGAGCACGGCCAGCTCGCCAAATACGGCTATCTGACCGGCCTGCTCGTCATCGCTATCAGCCCGCCGATTATGCTGTCTCACCTCGCGACGCCGTTCCGGGCGATGGCGCTCCCGTTTACGATGTCGAACCTCGGCTCGTGGATGGCTATCGGGTCGTACCTCATCGCCGGGTTCGGCCTTGGCGCGCTGTTGATGTTCGGCTGGACGGCCTTCGGGAAGGAGCGGCCCAATCGACCGGCGGTCGCCGACGGCGGCACGGATATTGCCTCCGACGGCGGTACGGCGGAGACAGCGACCGGCGGACGGACTGTCGGCGGTGGCGTCCGCGGCGTCGCCAACCGTGTCGGTCTGCTTGACCTGCTTGACCGGCTGGCCGATATCACCCGGCCGTCCGAGAAGATACGGCTCGGCCTCGGTGCGTTCTTTGGCGTACTCGCCGCCGGTGTCTTGCTGTACTCGGCGATGGCGCTCGGCTCCGGTGCCACCAACCGGGTGCCGTTGTGGGACAAAACGTTCCTGATTCCCGTTCAGATACTCAGCGGCCTCGGTGCCGGGCTGGCGGCGGCCGTCGGGCTGACAGCGCTTGCGACCCGCTCGCCGGGGCGGACGCTCCAGTCGTATGCCCTTGCGGCCTCCGGGCTGCTCGTGGGCTCCCTGCTGGCCGTTCTTGCGACGGTGACGATGCTGCCCGGACAGGCCCCGGCCGCGGCAGAGGCAGTCAACAACATGCTGACGACGTACGCTGGCCTCTTTATCGGCGTCGCTATCGTCGGCGGGATGGTCCTGCCTGCCATCTTCCTCGGCGGCAGTGCGCTCGCACAGCGGTCCGGAGCGCTCCCCGATGATGTCACCGCGGCATCGTACGTCTTCGCCGGCGCTCTCGCGGTCGCCGGCAAAATAGCGCTCGCGCTCGTTTACATCCTCGCCGCCGAGTTCACGCCGCTGCCGCTCCCGATGTAG
- a CDS encoding DUF7124 domain-containing protein — MTERIDLDDMAVEEKAEDPDGNYGDWLWRGEGDPDDEPSPGWTDGDTEATSESEESTGGGPDRQAAPGVPSTGGGGPVGVPEDRGGAGGGTSGSAAENTPGGGIEQAGTAETHDVDIDDMTMALTYKAAHHFTEPQRVFAEAREWADWVGVVGEVSTPAIRKFQREAGVELDFFGGSESGPDERLADIDAESMFYAERMVVVGVDGDEWIADAADWEFVPLEHAAEKADWELKEEFLD, encoded by the coding sequence ATGACCGAGCGCATCGACCTCGACGACATGGCCGTCGAGGAAAAAGCGGAAGACCCGGACGGCAACTACGGTGACTGGCTCTGGCGGGGCGAAGGGGACCCTGACGACGAACCCAGCCCTGGCTGGACGGATGGTGATACCGAAGCGACGAGCGAAAGCGAGGAATCAACCGGCGGCGGCCCGGACCGGCAGGCCGCTCCCGGCGTTCCGAGCACCGGCGGGGGCGGCCCGGTCGGCGTCCCGGAGGACCGGGGCGGTGCCGGCGGCGGAACGTCCGGCAGCGCCGCCGAAAACACGCCGGGCGGCGGCATCGAACAAGCCGGAACGGCCGAGACTCACGATGTCGATATCGACGATATGACCATGGCGCTTACCTACAAGGCCGCCCACCACTTCACCGAGCCACAGCGGGTCTTCGCGGAGGCCAGAGAGTGGGCCGACTGGGTCGGGGTCGTCGGCGAGGTCTCGACGCCCGCCATCCGGAAGTTCCAGCGCGAGGCCGGCGTCGAACTGGACTTTTTCGGCGGCTCCGAGTCCGGGCCCGACGAGCGGCTTGCCGACATTGACGCCGAGTCGATGTTCTACGCCGAGCGGATGGTCGTCGTCGGCGTCGACGGCGACGAGTGGATAGCTGACGCGGCGGACTGGGAGTTCGTCCCGCTCGAACACGCCGCCGAAAAGGCCGATTGGGAGCTCAAAGAGGAGTTCCTCGACTAG
- the yqeC gene encoding selenium cofactor biosynthesis protein YqeC, whose translation MTDIVAALSAADGVTCLVGAGGKKTTLYALAGLLDQPIVTATVRIPIFDREVASVRVTDDPVAELDAAPPYPLGLVAGHDRSDRYRGYGPEIVDAVADAHDGPVLVKADGARTREFKAPNNREPQLPASTATVVPVVSAHAVGKPLDETHVHRPERVAALADIDIGDEITPETVGSVVADEAGGLKDIPDGARAIPLINKVDDAADERTARAIADAIADRADVEAIVLARMATPEVVDVV comes from the coding sequence GTGACCGACATCGTAGCGGCGCTTTCGGCCGCCGACGGTGTCACCTGTCTGGTCGGTGCCGGCGGCAAGAAGACGACGCTGTATGCGCTGGCAGGGTTGCTCGACCAGCCCATCGTGACGGCAACGGTTCGGATACCCATCTTCGACCGCGAGGTTGCGTCGGTCCGAGTCACCGACGACCCGGTCGCCGAACTCGACGCTGCCCCGCCGTACCCGCTCGGGCTCGTCGCCGGCCACGACCGCAGCGACCGCTACCGCGGCTACGGCCCCGAAATTGTCGATGCGGTCGCCGACGCCCACGACGGTCCTGTACTGGTGAAAGCAGACGGCGCGCGCACCCGAGAGTTCAAAGCGCCGAACAACCGAGAGCCACAGCTGCCGGCCAGCACAGCAACGGTCGTTCCGGTCGTCAGCGCCCACGCGGTCGGGAAGCCGCTGGATGAGACACACGTCCACCGGCCGGAGCGAGTCGCCGCGCTGGCCGACATCGATATCGGCGACGAAATAACTCCGGAGACGGTGGGCTCGGTCGTCGCCGACGAGGCTGGCGGTCTGAAGGATATCCCGGACGGCGCACGCGCCATCCCCCTTATCAACAAGGTTGACGACGCGGCCGACGAACGGACCGCCCGCGCTATCGCCGACGCGATTGCTGACAGAGCCGATGTCGAGGCTATCGTGCTGGCGCGGATGGCGACACCCGAAGTCGTCGATGTTGTTTGA
- a CDS encoding YkgJ family cysteine cluster protein has protein sequence MRVEVYPGKEAVVDFDPSLTFECVDDCTWCCHHGVLLYEQDFLELADRESLAASTASFQGRDFVRRETKPDDHPHTGEDGMACVFLGADGRCQLHAEYDWKPTRCSVFPLEVTVEDGDIHVGIRGEAHDHCDGLDVSERRVVDHLEAFLPELLWELDDPTTKIEL, from the coding sequence GTGCGCGTCGAAGTGTATCCCGGCAAAGAAGCTGTCGTCGACTTTGACCCCTCGCTTACCTTCGAGTGTGTCGACGACTGCACGTGGTGTTGCCACCACGGCGTGCTGCTGTACGAGCAGGACTTCCTCGAACTCGCCGACCGGGAGTCACTTGCGGCCTCGACAGCCTCGTTTCAGGGCCGGGACTTCGTCCGCCGGGAAACCAAACCCGACGACCACCCGCACACCGGCGAGGACGGCATGGCCTGTGTCTTCCTCGGAGCCGATGGCCGCTGTCAGCTCCACGCTGAATACGACTGGAAGCCCACCCGCTGTTCGGTCTTTCCGCTGGAGGTGACTGTCGAGGACGGCGACATCCACGTCGGCATACGTGGGGAGGCCCACGACCACTGCGACGGCCTCGACGTCAGCGAGCGCCGAGTTGTCGACCATCTCGAGGCGTTCCTGCCGGAGTTGCTATGGGAGCTCGACGACCCGACGACCAAAATCGAGCTTTAG